Proteins from a genomic interval of Medicago truncatula cultivar Jemalong A17 chromosome 3, MtrunA17r5.0-ANR, whole genome shotgun sequence:
- the LOC25489024 gene encoding aspartyl protease family protein At5g10770 translates to MSSKISHFFLVSLVLFFFCFLEKSFAIERTLEERHHLVQISSLLPSTSCSSSTKGTKTKASLEVLHKHGPCSQVNNGKAKIIPAHSDILDHDKERVNYIHSKLLSSIKNNNLEGLDSKSKSIKSRKSANLPAKSGSLIGSGNYFVVLGLGTPKKDLSLIFDTGSDLTWTQCQPCVGSCYKQQDEIYDPTKSTSYYNITCTSSDCTQLSSATGNDPRCAKVSNACVYGIQYGDQSFSVGYFSRERLIVNPTDAIDSFLFGCGQDNEGLFGGSAGLLGLGRHPISFVQQTSQKYQKTFSYCLPSTSSGVGHLTFGASDNKYVKYTSFSTVSRSNSFYGLDIAGISVGGTKLPISSSIFSSGGAIIDSGTVITRLPPTAYASLRDSFKKGMTKYPVAPAVSILDTCYDLSGYKIVSIPKISFFLGGGVTVEIAAPGILYVASLKQACLAFAPNGDDSDITIFGNVQQRTLEVVYDVGGGKIGFGPNGCK, encoded by the exons ATGTCTTCAAAAATTTCTCATTTCTTCTTGGTTTCTCttgttctctttttcttttgctttttagAGAAGAGCTTTGCCATTGAAAGAACATTGGAGGAAAGACACCATCTTGTTCAAATTAGCTCTCTCCTACCATCAACTTCTTGCAGCTCTTCTACCAAAG GTACCAAAACAAAAGCATCATTAGAAGTGTTACACAAACATGGGCCATGTTCCCAAGTGAATAATGGAAAAGCAAAAATTATTCCAGCACACAGTGATATTCTTGATCATGACAAAGAAAGGGTGAATTATATTCACTCCAAATTATTATCATCGATTAAGAATAATAATTTGGAGGGCTTGGATTCTAAATCTAAATCAATTAAGTCACGTAAATCAGCTAACCTACCAGCTAAATCTGGTAGCCTTATTGGATCAGggaattattttgttgttttagggCTTGGAACTCCTAAAAAGGATTTGTCACTTATTTTTGACACTGGTAGTGATCTCACTTGGACTCAATGTCAACCTTGTGTTGGTTCTTGTTACAAGCAACAAGATGAAATTTATGATCCAACAAAGTCTACTTCTTATTACAATATTACATGCACTTCTTCAGATTGCACTCAGCTCTCTTCAGCTACAG GAAATGACCCCCGCTGTGCTAAAGTATCAAATGCATGTGTATATGGCATCCAATATGGTGACCAATCCTTCTCAGTCGGATACTTCAGCCGCGAACGGCTAATCGTAAATCCAACAGATGCCattgatagttttttatttggttgCGGCCAAGACAATGAAGGCTTATTCGGTGGCTCAGCCGGCCTATTAGGCCTTGGTCGTCATCCAATCTCTTTCGTCCAACAAACATctcaaaaataccaaaaaacTTTCTCGTATTGTCTTCCCTCCACATCTAGCGGCGTTGGCCACCTCACATTTGGCGCCTCCGATAACAAGTACGTAAAATACACTTCCTTCTCCACTGTCTCCCGGAGCAATTCCTTCTACGGCCTTGACATTGCCGGAATCAGCGTTGGTGGAACCAAGCTTCCAATCTCATCCTCTATTTTCTCCTCCGGTGGTGCCATTATCGACTCTGGTACCGTTATTACACGGCTGCCTCCGACTGCCTATGCTAGCCTCCGAGATTCCTTCAAAAAAGGCATGACGAAGTATCCAGTTGCTCCAGCGGTTTCAATTTTAGACACATGTTATGATCTTAGCGGGTACAAGATTGTTTCCATTCCAAAGATTAGTTTTTTCCTCGGAGGTGGTGTCACGGTGGAAATAGCCGCGCCAGGGATACTTTACGTGGCGAGTTTGAAGCAAGCTTGTTTGGCGTTTGCGCCAAATGGAGATGATAGTGATATTACTATCTTTGGAAATGTGCAACAAAGAACATTAGaggttgtttatgatgttggtGGTGGTAAGATTGGGTTTGGACCAAATGGTTGCAAGTGA